The Kitasatospora setae KM-6054 genome contains a region encoding:
- the rplL gene encoding 50S ribosomal protein L7/L12, producing the protein MMAKLSTEDLLEQFEGMTLIELSEFVKAFEEKFDVTAAAPVAVAAAGAPAAAEAVEEQDEFDVILDGAGDKKIQVIKEVRALTSLGLKEAKDLVDTAGAKVLEKVAKDVAEKAKAQLEGAGAKVTVK; encoded by the coding sequence ATCATGGCGAAGCTCAGCACCGAGGACCTGCTCGAGCAGTTCGAGGGCATGACCCTGATCGAGCTCTCCGAGTTCGTCAAGGCCTTCGAGGAGAAGTTCGACGTCACCGCCGCCGCCCCGGTCGCCGTCGCCGCCGCCGGCGCCCCGGCTGCCGCCGAGGCCGTCGAGGAGCAGGACGAGTTCGACGTCATCCTCGATGGCGCCGGCGACAAGAAGATCCAGGTCATCAAGGAGGTGCGCGCCCTCACCTCCCTCGGCCTGAAGGAGGCCAAGGACCTCGTCGACACCGCCGGTGCGAAGGTTCTGGAGAAGGTCGCCAAGGACGTCGCCGAGAAGGCGAAGGCCCAGCTCGAGGGCGCTGGCGCCAAGGTCACCGTCAAGTGA
- the rplJ gene encoding 50S ribosomal protein L10 — MARPDKAADVAEITDKFRASSAAVLTEYRGLTVKQLKTLRRSLGGNADYAVVKNTLTKIAANEAGISELDDLFAGPTAVAFVTGDPVESAKALRDFAKENPALIIKGGVLDGKALSADEIKKLADLESREVLLAKLAGALKAKPSQAAAVFQALPSKLVRTVEALREKVEQGGAGTPAPAEDAE; from the coding sequence ATGGCCAGGCCCGACAAGGCTGCCGACGTCGCCGAGATCACGGACAAGTTCCGTGCCTCCAGCGCCGCCGTTCTGACCGAGTACCGCGGTCTCACGGTGAAGCAGCTGAAGACGCTTCGTCGCTCGCTCGGCGGCAACGCCGATTACGCCGTGGTGAAGAACACGCTGACCAAGATCGCGGCCAACGAGGCCGGGATCTCCGAGCTGGACGACCTGTTCGCCGGTCCGACGGCTGTCGCCTTCGTCACCGGTGACCCGGTGGAGTCGGCGAAGGCTCTGCGTGACTTCGCCAAGGAGAACCCTGCTCTCATCATCAAGGGCGGTGTCCTTGACGGTAAGGCGCTGTCCGCCGATGAGATCAAGAAGCTCGCGGACCTCGAGTCCCGCGAGGTGCTGCTCGCCAAGCTGGCGGGCGCCCTGAAGGCCAAGCCCTCGCAGGCTGCCGCCGTCTTCCAGGCGCTCCCGTCCAAGCTCGTTCGCACCGTCGAGGCGCTGCGCGAGAAGGTCGAGCAGGGCGGTGCCGGTACTCCGGCTCCCGCCGAGGACGCGGAGTAA
- the rplA gene encoding 50S ribosomal protein L1 — protein sequence MKRSKALKAADAQVDRARIYAPLEAVRLAKATSTTKFDGTVEVAMRLGVDPRKADQMVRSTVILPHGTGKTARVLVFANGERAEAARAAGADIVGSDELIDEVAKGRLDFDAVVATPDLMGKVGRLGRVLGPRGLMPNPKTGTVTPDVAKAVNDIKGGKIEFRVDKHSNLHLIIGKTSFSDEQLVENYAAALDEVLRAKPSAAKGRYIKKIAFSTTIGPGIQVDPNRTRNLLVEEDPAAV from the coding sequence GTGAAGCGCAGCAAGGCCCTCAAGGCCGCGGACGCCCAGGTCGACCGCGCCCGGATCTACGCCCCCCTGGAGGCGGTCCGCCTCGCCAAGGCGACCTCCACCACCAAGTTCGACGGCACCGTCGAGGTCGCCATGCGTCTGGGCGTCGACCCGCGCAAGGCCGACCAGATGGTCCGCAGCACCGTCATCCTCCCGCACGGCACCGGTAAGACCGCCCGGGTCCTGGTCTTCGCGAACGGTGAGCGTGCCGAGGCCGCGCGTGCCGCGGGTGCCGACATCGTCGGCTCGGACGAGCTGATCGACGAGGTCGCCAAGGGCCGTCTGGACTTCGACGCCGTCGTCGCCACCCCGGACCTCATGGGCAAGGTCGGCCGCCTGGGCCGCGTGCTCGGTCCCCGTGGCCTGATGCCGAACCCGAAGACCGGCACCGTCACCCCGGACGTCGCCAAGGCCGTCAACGACATCAAGGGCGGCAAGATCGAGTTCCGCGTCGACAAGCACTCGAACCTGCACCTGATCATCGGCAAGACCTCGTTCTCCGACGAGCAGCTGGTCGAGAACTACGCCGCCGCGCTCGACGAGGTCCTCCGGGCCAAGCCGTCCGCCGCCAAGGGCCGCTACATCAAGAAGATCGCCTTCTCCACCACGATCGGCCCCGGCATCCAGGTGGACCCGAACCGCACCCGCAACCTCCTCGTCGAGGAGGACCCGGCGGCGGTCTGA
- the rplK gene encoding 50S ribosomal protein L11: MPPKKKKITGLIKLQINAGAANPAPPVGPALGQHGVNIMEFCKAYNAATESQRGMIVPVEITVYDDRSFTFVTKTPPAARLILKAAGIDKGSKEPHKTKVAKLTSAQVREIATTKMPDLNANDLDAAEKIIAGTARSMGITVEG, from the coding sequence ATGCCTCCCAAGAAGAAGAAGATCACGGGGCTTATCAAGCTCCAGATCAACGCCGGTGCGGCCAACCCGGCCCCCCCGGTCGGCCCCGCGCTCGGTCAGCACGGTGTCAACATCATGGAGTTCTGCAAGGCGTACAACGCGGCCACCGAGTCGCAGCGCGGCATGATCGTGCCGGTGGAGATCACGGTCTACGACGACCGCTCCTTCACCTTCGTCACGAAGACCCCGCCGGCCGCTCGCCTCATCCTGAAGGCCGCGGGCATCGACAAGGGCTCCAAGGAGCCGCACAAGACCAAGGTCGCCAAGCTGACCTCGGCCCAGGTGCGCGAGATCGCCACCACCAAGATGCCCGACCTGAACGCCAACGACCTGGACGCGGCGGAGAAGATCATCGCCGGCACCGCCCGGTCGATGGGCATCACCGTCGAGGGCTGA